Proteins encoded together in one Paraburkholderia dioscoreae window:
- a CDS encoding DUF4400 domain-containing protein, producing the protein MASRFGSHLKVWFLLVPVLSIAVMPAIPDRKLFEVPDVETESLVASVGQDRADAAVRAANELFKRSFVDNGLLHRTLAASSNVGGLNDGGMSTFAHTWTENFWLLAYRAMFRAMVMKMWIVGTLCFALGMFIDGTARRKIKAAAAGFVSPLSFHLAGHGLLIVTGTLFGVLLVPVPVLAGYWLVVAALLGALLWKAAESFQSAR; encoded by the coding sequence ATGGCTAGCCGGTTCGGATCGCACCTGAAAGTCTGGTTCCTGCTTGTGCCCGTCCTGTCGATCGCTGTAATGCCCGCGATACCGGACAGGAAACTGTTCGAGGTGCCGGACGTCGAGACTGAGTCCCTTGTCGCGTCGGTCGGACAGGACAGGGCCGACGCAGCGGTACGCGCGGCTAACGAGCTGTTCAAGAGGTCGTTCGTGGACAACGGCCTCCTTCATCGCACGCTGGCGGCGTCCAGCAATGTCGGCGGCCTCAACGACGGCGGCATGTCAACCTTCGCCCACACGTGGACCGAAAACTTCTGGCTGCTCGCGTACAGGGCGATGTTCCGTGCGATGGTGATGAAGATGTGGATCGTGGGCACATTGTGCTTCGCGCTTGGTATGTTCATCGACGGTACTGCGCGCAGGAAGATCAAGGCAGCCGCGGCCGGGTTCGTCAGCCCGCTTTCTTTCCACCTCGCAGGCCACGGGCTGCTGATCGTGACGGGCACGCTGTTCGGCGTGCTGCTCGTGCCGGTGCCGGTTCTTGCTGGCTACTGGCTGGTGGTTGCCGCGCTGCTTGGCGCACTGCTCTGGAAGGCCGCCGAGTCGTTCCAGTCGGCACGGTAA
- the traD gene encoding conjugative transfer system coupling protein TraD (Members of this protein family are the putative conjugative coupling factor, TraD, as the term is used for the SXT and TOL plasmid systems.) has translation MNYINHFRPIYEFRPLIVWPVAIVGIFVSGMPYGWAFALACFAMLAVRAVQVWRALSFRMAISTKWLSKIHIGKLLELQRKMREREDSMYLGTGFEWTQKHTQIAHDILRMPVTDIPSLPKWLNKTDLGRKTEARIERLFAPNDSIRDRMPQGSSWIHGMEPKKVRVPFHYKAMGGHTLVGGTTGAGKTRTYEVISTQVIHNPKDVLIIVDPKNDDEWKKRVEKECARAGRKFLYFNQAKPHESIRLNPLENWSQPSEIPSRIAQLMEEGPFRDFAFLFIDRAVKGELYVGDKPNLRSILKYAQSGIGTLLDRSLRRFFLENGLPNWEELTVAQTVKDSVRKNDVSLVDGMAKLYMDRFAAHDRGHETIDGLIATHTHDREHYMRIIASALPLLQMLATGETGLMLAPKADDFEDEREIWDIDKIIKQKAVLYMGLDSLSNNIVQKAIASMALSDVAAVCGSIYNFYAEKPDVVLIIDEIAEAINEQVIQILNKGRGAGFKAFVAFQARADLEAKLGNAAKMLQVLGNLNNQVILRLEDSDTAKWFSDKVGETAIRVVNISNSTNTTTESHAMEFSGSQSRTLQLEKVPLIPMPLIHRLPNLQYFMRISGGAVYQGRIPIIEG, from the coding sequence ATGAACTACATCAACCATTTCCGGCCTATCTACGAATTCCGGCCGCTGATCGTCTGGCCGGTCGCAATCGTGGGCATCTTCGTATCGGGCATGCCCTATGGATGGGCGTTCGCGCTGGCATGTTTCGCGATGCTGGCTGTTCGTGCGGTTCAGGTGTGGCGGGCGCTCAGCTTCCGCATGGCGATCTCAACGAAGTGGCTTAGCAAGATTCACATTGGCAAGCTGCTGGAGTTGCAGCGCAAGATGCGCGAGCGCGAGGACTCGATGTATCTGGGGACAGGCTTCGAGTGGACCCAGAAGCACACGCAGATCGCGCACGACATCCTTCGTATGCCCGTGACGGACATTCCGTCGTTGCCGAAATGGCTGAACAAGACGGACTTGGGTCGAAAGACCGAAGCGCGTATCGAACGTCTGTTCGCACCGAACGACAGTATCCGTGATCGCATGCCGCAGGGTTCCTCATGGATTCACGGCATGGAGCCGAAAAAGGTCCGCGTGCCGTTTCACTACAAGGCGATGGGCGGTCACACGCTCGTCGGCGGCACGACCGGTGCAGGCAAGACGCGCACCTACGAAGTGATCTCGACGCAGGTTATCCACAACCCCAAAGACGTGCTCATCATCGTTGACCCTAAAAACGACGACGAGTGGAAAAAGCGTGTCGAGAAGGAGTGCGCACGCGCCGGTCGCAAATTCCTGTACTTCAATCAGGCCAAGCCGCACGAGTCGATCCGCCTGAACCCCCTTGAGAACTGGTCGCAGCCGTCGGAAATCCCGTCGCGCATCGCTCAGCTGATGGAAGAGGGGCCCTTCCGCGACTTCGCGTTCCTGTTCATTGACCGCGCGGTGAAGGGCGAGCTGTACGTGGGCGACAAGCCGAATCTGCGCTCGATCCTGAAATACGCGCAGTCCGGCATCGGCACTTTGCTGGATCGCTCGCTGCGTCGCTTCTTTCTCGAAAACGGACTGCCGAACTGGGAGGAGTTGACGGTCGCGCAGACGGTCAAGGACTCGGTTCGAAAGAACGACGTTTCGCTTGTCGACGGAATGGCCAAGCTCTACATGGACCGGTTCGCTGCGCACGACCGCGGACACGAAACCATCGACGGGCTGATTGCTACGCACACGCACGACCGCGAGCACTACATGCGGATCATCGCGTCTGCGCTCCCGCTGCTACAGATGCTTGCCACCGGCGAGACGGGGCTGATGCTCGCGCCAAAGGCGGACGATTTCGAGGACGAGCGCGAGATCTGGGACATCGACAAGATCATCAAGCAGAAGGCCGTGCTGTACATGGGCCTTGACTCGCTCTCGAACAACATCGTCCAGAAAGCGATTGCTTCGATGGCGCTGTCGGACGTCGCGGCGGTCTGCGGCTCAATCTACAACTTTTACGCGGAAAAGCCTGATGTCGTTCTGATCATTGACGAGATTGCCGAAGCGATCAACGAACAGGTGATCCAGATCCTGAACAAGGGACGGGGCGCGGGATTCAAGGCGTTTGTCGCATTCCAGGCGCGTGCCGACCTCGAAGCCAAACTCGGAAACGCCGCCAAAATGCTGCAGGTTTTGGGCAACCTGAACAACCAGGTCATCCTTAGACTTGAAGATAGCGATACCGCCAAGTGGTTCTCGGACAAGGTGGGGGAGACAGCGATTCGGGTTGTAAACATCTCGAATAGCACGAACACCACGACCGAGTCGCATGCAATGGAATTCAGTGGATCCCAGTCACGCACGCTTCAGCTTGAGAAGGTGCCACTGATTCCCATGCCGCTGATTCATCGTTTGCCGAACCTGCAATATTTCATGCGCATCTCCGGCGGTGCCGTCTACCAGGGCCGAATTCCTATTATCGAAGGCTGA
- a CDS encoding TraI domain-containing protein has translation MTASHRPAVVNDLLNTHAKRIELVRQCANESTEAEFERKWLSVLRRCAAWFSSMPLTPELHAEPGGAFRATIESTFYAMRLAGGQKFAADMTSDKRRRLEPQYIYAVFLAAASSSLDEPCRHFEFVRVADRTPWSPAAHGAFGNWIGDGDYVVHRRPAPLKGERMRTAMFAQTVITPELLSGLDNAVLADLFGAINPEKSPQGFEALVHKVVRQAMDVSVEFERKAQRGVFAPVKFDVPSAVHVALELQPQVAPVAAPPDQAGAAVATSAAAAEVATSPGAQPAASPPAPAAAPASGAVPGGPQLSQSLLDALERSEAQAATAAATGPVEPAVTAAPAVDPSRMAGGTPSAARQTRTGPTEEELTEILGPGSAMLREFFRALAGDVAAGKAKVTWEEKGLAVQKRLIGGYGITSDTLVEQLRKRTLLLRAAGNDICIVERAGRLIMERPAA, from the coding sequence ATGACAGCCTCCCATCGCCCGGCTGTGGTGAACGACTTGCTGAATACCCACGCGAAGCGCATCGAGCTCGTACGGCAGTGCGCCAATGAGAGCACGGAAGCTGAGTTCGAGCGGAAATGGCTTTCGGTCCTTCGGCGGTGCGCCGCGTGGTTTTCGTCCATGCCGCTTACGCCAGAGTTGCACGCGGAGCCGGGTGGCGCTTTCCGCGCGACCATCGAATCGACCTTCTACGCGATGCGCCTCGCGGGCGGGCAAAAGTTCGCCGCCGACATGACGTCGGACAAACGCCGCAGGCTGGAGCCGCAATACATCTATGCGGTGTTCCTTGCTGCAGCCAGTTCGTCGCTCGACGAGCCATGCCGGCACTTCGAGTTTGTGCGTGTTGCCGACCGCACGCCATGGAGCCCAGCGGCACATGGCGCTTTCGGGAACTGGATCGGCGACGGCGACTACGTAGTCCACCGTCGACCCGCCCCGCTGAAAGGCGAGCGCATGCGTACTGCAATGTTCGCGCAGACCGTTATCACGCCCGAACTGCTGTCGGGGCTTGATAACGCCGTGCTGGCCGATCTCTTCGGTGCCATCAATCCGGAAAAAAGTCCGCAGGGCTTCGAAGCGCTGGTGCACAAGGTGGTGCGCCAGGCGATGGATGTCTCGGTCGAATTCGAGCGAAAGGCGCAGCGCGGGGTCTTCGCCCCTGTGAAGTTTGATGTGCCGTCGGCAGTGCACGTCGCGCTGGAACTTCAGCCGCAGGTCGCACCTGTTGCGGCGCCACCGGATCAGGCGGGCGCAGCGGTCGCAACGTCCGCGGCGGCGGCTGAGGTAGCCACTTCCCCTGGCGCACAGCCGGCGGCGTCACCGCCAGCACCGGCCGCTGCTCCCGCATCCGGCGCGGTGCCGGGCGGCCCACAGCTTTCCCAGTCGTTGCTCGATGCGTTGGAGCGCAGCGAAGCCCAGGCCGCCACCGCGGCCGCGACTGGACCCGTTGAACCTGCCGTGACAGCAGCGCCTGCGGTTGACCCTTCACGGATGGCGGGGGGAACGCCGTCAGCCGCGCGGCAAACGCGTACCGGACCAACGGAGGAGGAGCTAACGGAGATCCTGGGCCCGGGCTCGGCGATGCTGCGGGAGTTCTTCCGCGCGCTCGCCGGCGACGTTGCAGCAGGGAAAGCCAAGGTGACGTGGGAGGAAAAGGGGCTGGCCGTGCAGAAGCGTCTGATCGGCGGCTACGGAATAACGAGTGACACCCTCGTTGAGCAGCTGAGGAAGCGCACGCTTCTTCTGCGCGCGGCCGGCAACGACATCTGCATCGTTGAACGTGCTGGTCGCCTGATTATGGAGCGGCCCGCGGCATGA
- a CDS encoding type IV secretion system protein, translating to MAIFSLKRLRWLSVMVCLLVTTLAEPAAFADDNMTLPDGSTLSTGSPATGSSTSAKPLTSADGDFGKGSTDAVSQIQTLLGGIIPAAVTASASVMDEANKFAWGLGVISLVLLGVRFSGTHHPISAWVNLFEEVAVLGIFVALYLGYSTSAAGFWTWFEQLATHISGGSSNSIPAQMATLAGTMFDAVKTRFVSIKLLTDLTGTVVDAIGLFLAFVVVLIASIVFAYYSAVGQIQAAVGIVLGPIAIALGFSSYTRNYFMKWLDWMIHSGMYIVMVAVLIRLMGANIATAVQKATNVSGATSTGAYAFDLAVFILLLSFEIPKLAGMFGSGAGATGTGALKLARSFIP from the coding sequence GTGGCCATTTTTTCTCTCAAGCGGCTGCGCTGGCTGTCGGTCATGGTCTGCCTGCTCGTCACCACACTGGCAGAGCCCGCTGCGTTCGCAGACGACAACATGACCCTTCCGGACGGCTCAACGCTGTCTACCGGTTCCCCAGCTACGGGATCGTCGACGAGTGCGAAGCCTCTGACAAGCGCCGACGGGGACTTCGGGAAAGGCTCGACCGACGCGGTCAGCCAGATTCAGACCCTGCTTGGAGGCATCATTCCCGCTGCTGTGACGGCTAGCGCAAGCGTGATGGACGAAGCGAACAAGTTTGCGTGGGGGCTGGGCGTCATATCGCTTGTCCTCCTCGGCGTCCGCTTTTCGGGCACGCATCATCCCATCTCGGCATGGGTCAACCTGTTTGAAGAAGTGGCAGTGCTGGGCATCTTCGTCGCGCTGTATCTGGGCTATTCCACGTCAGCTGCCGGGTTCTGGACCTGGTTCGAGCAGCTTGCGACGCACATATCGGGCGGGTCCAGTAACAGCATTCCGGCACAGATGGCAACCCTGGCCGGCACGATGTTCGATGCCGTGAAGACCCGCTTCGTCAGCATCAAGCTCCTTACGGATCTGACGGGGACTGTGGTCGATGCTATCGGACTGTTCCTTGCGTTCGTCGTCGTACTGATCGCCTCGATCGTCTTTGCCTACTACAGCGCTGTCGGCCAGATTCAGGCGGCAGTGGGGATCGTTCTGGGACCGATCGCGATCGCGCTTGGATTTTCGAGCTACACACGAAACTACTTCATGAAATGGCTCGACTGGATGATCCATTCCGGCATGTACATTGTCATGGTCGCGGTCCTGATCAGGCTGATGGGTGCCAATATCGCAACCGCGGTACAAAAGGCCACGAATGTCAGTGGCGCCACGTCGACCGGCGCCTACGCTTTCGATCTTGCCGTTTTCATTCTGCTGCTGTCGTTTGAAATTCCGAAGCTCGCTGGTATGTTTGGTAGCGGCGCTGGCGCGACGGGCACAGGGGCGCTCAAGCTCGCACGGAGCTTTATCCCATGA
- a CDS encoding type VI secretion protein, translated as MIKTLLRTATATAALTLGLMSQAYAQLAVIDPTNLIQNTMTAIGAVKGEVYQDTNLVYQYQMMLNQLKQATNLNPSAMLAQATSITNDITSLTKYTDTLKSLYGGLQSNAEYATKVQALITQSGKTPAQWFSDQSTLISNNDQTAKQMFQMGNDVISHVSTLAKRRQEIQDQLNMSPTAEATAQLTTHLLDIVASQNSDMLQMMASKQQADSVTKAQTASSDQANNTARSALQAQLDQQRATYNATIGSSKVLGQ; from the coding sequence ATGATCAAAACACTGCTCCGCACCGCGACGGCGACGGCCGCGCTGACCCTCGGTCTTATGTCACAGGCCTACGCACAGCTTGCCGTCATCGATCCGACCAACCTGATCCAGAACACGATGACTGCAATCGGCGCGGTCAAGGGCGAGGTGTACCAGGACACCAACCTGGTCTATCAGTATCAGATGATGCTGAACCAGTTGAAGCAGGCGACCAACCTGAACCCCTCCGCGATGCTCGCGCAGGCGACCTCGATCACCAATGACATCACCAGCCTGACCAAGTACACCGACACGCTGAAGTCCCTGTATGGTGGTCTGCAATCCAACGCTGAGTATGCGACGAAGGTGCAGGCGCTGATCACGCAGTCCGGCAAGACGCCCGCGCAGTGGTTTTCTGATCAGAGCACGCTCATCAGCAACAACGACCAGACGGCCAAGCAGATGTTCCAGATGGGCAACGACGTCATTTCGCACGTGAGCACCCTTGCCAAGCGCCGTCAGGAAATCCAGGACCAGCTGAACATGTCGCCGACTGCGGAAGCGACAGCGCAACTCACGACGCACCTACTGGATATCGTCGCGAGCCAGAACAGCGACATGTTGCAGATGATGGCCTCCAAGCAGCAGGCAGATAGCGTGACTAAGGCGCAAACAGCGTCGAGCGACCAGGCAAACAACACTGCCAGGTCGGCGTTGCAGGCTCAACTGGATCAACAGCGCGCGACCTACAACGCGACGATAGGTTCGTCCAAAGTACTGGGGCAGTGA
- a CDS encoding VirB4 family type IV secretion system protein, translating to MLIGTFSKRAVQEIAPWMTLVTPELVLDKDGSLVTVFEFDGIDADTPNPGDITAARDNLDHACRNFDHRVTAWWRVSHRRIRGGVEGEFVNEADARVDAINQENIGSGKYFRNSHSLALAFTPETGLSRVFDKIGYHMTVGGKNVAVAMFEAAKDMLLARSAFVFDLTKLQNEIKRFEAVIDGFTGGVTRLKMKRLQLQNALSFLHQRANPGTPKRRMRYPVTMLDTHLTETQVTIGAEQLMFESAHGKVYARIIGVKEWMGFQEAALDVLSQVDAELDVCVMFRFLDTSRASAYIRKIRGFYKAAAFNPVAIIKQWATKEEQKNDEGREQLAKEASEALAKLEAEGQQYGFANISIIVYGNTPEECEDATRQVVGVIGNAGFGVIAEKDNLFAAWSSTLPGRWDQQKRLQFVETPAVSDIAPLCSVGEGSTLNEWLTQQSGKKTGPLTCLPTRHRTLQNVDLHHPGGKAHTLVVGPIGAGKSVLLNYLMSQTGRHGARRIRFDKDRSTRIPTLLGGGKFIDATGRFEAATSVNPLSLIGDEKHWSYVAEWVKLVIEGEDYTCTPQQETIIFERIRTLAKAYGREKWRLTGLITLLPDDLRERLAVWTEGQKNGRFFDHVDDGFSLSDDLSIEMGDLFQNFPVAAALFMDYAFYRIAQILDGKRYTVIEIEEAGFFFTYPKFYARLEIWAVTIRKLNAALLMATQSLGQLARVANFEIMKENIPNIIYLPNSDAINNQTLYREIFGLTEHQIRMISNAVPNRDYLWVTSTQTRMLQASFPKESLAYLRSDGRAQAILDKHVKSGVDNWQDAYVRDVLANA from the coding sequence ATGCTAATAGGCACTTTTAGCAAGCGCGCGGTGCAGGAAATTGCGCCGTGGATGACGCTCGTCACGCCTGAGCTTGTGCTCGACAAGGACGGCTCGCTGGTCACCGTTTTCGAGTTTGATGGCATCGACGCGGACACACCGAACCCAGGCGACATTACGGCCGCGCGGGACAACCTCGATCACGCATGCCGGAACTTCGACCACCGTGTCACCGCATGGTGGCGGGTCTCGCACCGACGTATCCGGGGCGGAGTCGAAGGCGAGTTCGTGAATGAGGCGGATGCGCGCGTCGATGCGATCAATCAGGAGAACATTGGCAGCGGCAAGTATTTCCGCAACTCCCATTCGCTCGCACTCGCGTTCACACCGGAGACGGGCCTGTCGCGTGTTTTCGACAAGATCGGCTATCACATGACGGTTGGCGGAAAGAACGTAGCCGTCGCGATGTTTGAGGCCGCCAAGGACATGCTGCTTGCCCGGAGCGCCTTTGTCTTTGACCTCACCAAGCTGCAAAACGAGATCAAGCGCTTCGAAGCGGTCATCGACGGCTTCACGGGCGGTGTGACCCGCCTGAAAATGAAAAGGCTCCAACTGCAGAACGCCCTGTCGTTCCTGCATCAGCGTGCAAATCCGGGCACGCCGAAGCGTCGCATGCGCTATCCGGTCACGATGCTGGACACGCATCTGACCGAGACGCAGGTAACCATTGGCGCCGAGCAGCTGATGTTTGAGTCGGCTCACGGCAAGGTCTACGCGCGAATTATAGGCGTCAAGGAATGGATGGGCTTCCAGGAAGCGGCTCTCGATGTGCTGTCGCAGGTCGATGCGGAACTCGACGTTTGTGTGATGTTCCGCTTCCTCGACACCTCGCGCGCGAGCGCGTACATCCGCAAGATCCGCGGCTTCTACAAGGCTGCCGCGTTCAACCCGGTCGCGATCATCAAGCAGTGGGCCACGAAGGAAGAGCAGAAAAACGACGAAGGCCGTGAGCAACTGGCGAAGGAGGCGAGCGAGGCGCTTGCCAAGCTGGAGGCAGAAGGCCAGCAGTATGGTTTCGCGAACATTTCGATCATCGTCTACGGCAACACGCCCGAAGAATGTGAAGACGCGACGCGCCAGGTCGTCGGTGTTATTGGCAATGCAGGCTTCGGGGTGATTGCCGAGAAAGACAACCTTTTCGCCGCGTGGAGTTCGACGTTGCCCGGGCGCTGGGACCAGCAAAAGCGCCTGCAATTCGTTGAGACGCCCGCCGTCTCGGACATTGCGCCGTTGTGCAGCGTGGGCGAGGGTTCAACGCTCAATGAATGGCTGACACAGCAGTCCGGCAAAAAGACGGGACCGCTGACGTGTCTACCCACGCGTCATCGAACGCTACAGAACGTCGATCTGCACCACCCCGGCGGCAAAGCCCATACGCTCGTGGTTGGCCCGATCGGCGCCGGTAAGTCGGTGCTACTCAATTATCTGATGTCACAAACCGGCCGGCACGGCGCGCGTCGCATCCGCTTCGACAAGGACCGCTCGACCCGTATCCCGACGCTGCTCGGCGGAGGGAAGTTCATCGACGCGACCGGTCGTTTTGAGGCGGCAACGTCGGTCAACCCGCTCTCCCTGATCGGGGACGAGAAACACTGGTCGTATGTGGCAGAGTGGGTAAAGCTCGTCATCGAGGGCGAGGATTACACCTGCACCCCCCAGCAGGAAACAATTATCTTCGAGCGCATCCGTACCCTTGCGAAAGCCTATGGGCGCGAAAAGTGGCGGCTGACGGGCCTGATTACCCTGCTGCCAGACGATCTCCGCGAGCGGCTGGCCGTCTGGACCGAAGGGCAGAAAAACGGTCGGTTCTTCGATCACGTAGACGACGGCTTTTCGCTTTCCGATGACCTGTCAATCGAGATGGGAGACCTGTTCCAGAATTTCCCGGTGGCCGCCGCGCTGTTCATGGACTACGCGTTCTACCGGATCGCGCAGATTCTCGACGGCAAGCGCTATACCGTCATCGAGATCGAAGAGGCCGGGTTCTTCTTCACCTACCCGAAGTTCTATGCACGGCTCGAAATCTGGGCTGTGACCATCCGTAAGCTGAATGCGGCGTTGCTTATGGCAACGCAGTCGCTCGGCCAGCTTGCGCGGGTGGCCAACTTCGAGATCATGAAGGAGAACATCCCGAACATCATCTACCTTCCCAACAGCGACGCGATCAACAACCAGACTCTGTATCGGGAGATTTTCGGTCTGACCGAGCACCAGATCAGGATGATCTCGAACGCGGTGCCCAATCGCGACTACCTGTGGGTGACGTCGACGCAGACGCGCATGCTGCAGGCGAGCTTTCCGAAGGAATCGCTTGCCTATCTGCGCTCGGACGGTCGCGCTCAGGCGATTCTCGACAAGCACGTGAAGTCGGGCGTCGACAACTGGCAGGACGCATACGTGCGTGACGTCCTCGCAAACGCATAA
- a CDS encoding VirB3 family type IV secretion system protein yields MRQHKVSRGLSLPRQMGGADRMLAILNGTLTALLTYTSWTPSFLALGVVAHFYLRWRSSKDPWWRMVMLIYNRYPDVYAPEPHGKFSARFKRPYGFDQDLSC; encoded by the coding sequence ATGCGCCAGCACAAGGTCAGCCGCGGGCTCTCGTTGCCCCGTCAGATGGGCGGGGCAGACCGGATGCTGGCGATTCTCAACGGCACCCTGACGGCACTGCTCACGTACACGAGCTGGACGCCGTCGTTCCTCGCGCTTGGCGTCGTCGCCCACTTCTACCTTCGGTGGCGTAGTTCGAAAGATCCGTGGTGGCGGATGGTGATGCTCATCTATAACCGCTACCCCGACGTGTATGCGCCTGAGCCTCACGGCAAGTTCAGTGCGCGCTTCAAACGCCCCTACGGTTTCGATCAGGACCTTTCATGCTAA
- a CDS encoding conjugal transfer protein TrbC, giving the protein MKQGKFFSTAATVAKKLRPGKPLIVGALLSVASAAAMAAGDYASLTGLTDIICTISNLISGPYLYGIGIVLITLGGVAVANSESNIAKTFSVVLIGLGIASVAVPIMRDHFHMTVAC; this is encoded by the coding sequence ATGAAGCAAGGAAAGTTTTTCAGCACAGCCGCAACGGTCGCGAAGAAGCTGCGACCGGGCAAGCCACTCATCGTCGGCGCGCTGTTGAGCGTGGCGTCCGCCGCAGCGATGGCCGCGGGCGATTATGCGTCGCTCACCGGCCTGACGGACATCATCTGCACGATCAGCAACCTCATCAGCGGCCCCTATCTCTACGGTATCGGCATTGTGCTGATTACGCTCGGTGGCGTCGCCGTCGCAAATTCGGAGAGCAATATCGCCAAGACGTTCTCGGTCGTGCTGATCGGCCTGGGTATCGCATCGGTCGCCGTGCCGATCATGCGCGATCACTTCCACATGACCGTCGCCTGCTGA
- a CDS encoding CpaF family protein — protein sequence MHDVDDNPLLKLQPLKAEAVAMFFEALNPLKGLLDAPDLAEIMVNDHRNVWIEHRGVMSRVNVDLRPEHLEGAIHSLASSVDKSAHAGSDKGIINAGHKNLRIAAVMNPTAIDGHALSIRKHRETKLTLEDYVSMGAFSAANARPEEAEAISFEEGIQDEALMRALKALVQSRKNVLVAGGTSAGKTTFLNAMVGVIPEDQRVITIEDTMELKVQVPNRVRLLSNADTNVTTQLLVALCLRFRPDRIIVGEVRGGEGYDLLQALNTGHDGGLASLHANNGRTALSRLESLAMLGIPPGSRWELDDMRKNIADCFNYVVHFKRTGEMRHVSEILEIRGFRNNDYDLRRVF from the coding sequence ATGCACGACGTTGACGACAACCCGTTACTGAAGCTTCAACCGCTGAAGGCGGAGGCCGTCGCGATGTTTTTTGAGGCGCTGAACCCACTCAAAGGACTGCTCGATGCGCCCGACCTCGCGGAAATTATGGTCAATGATCACCGCAACGTATGGATCGAGCACCGGGGTGTGATGTCGCGCGTGAACGTGGATTTGCGGCCCGAGCATCTGGAAGGGGCAATCCATTCGCTCGCGTCTTCGGTAGACAAGTCGGCGCACGCCGGCAGCGACAAGGGAATCATCAACGCGGGCCACAAGAATCTGCGTATCGCGGCCGTGATGAACCCCACCGCCATCGACGGGCACGCGCTGAGCATCCGCAAGCACCGCGAGACGAAATTGACGCTCGAGGACTACGTGAGCATGGGCGCGTTCTCTGCGGCAAATGCGCGCCCGGAAGAGGCGGAAGCAATCAGCTTCGAGGAAGGCATCCAGGACGAGGCGCTCATGCGCGCACTCAAGGCGCTGGTGCAGTCGCGTAAAAACGTTCTCGTCGCCGGCGGCACCTCGGCGGGCAAGACGACGTTTCTCAACGCGATGGTTGGCGTGATCCCCGAAGATCAGCGGGTGATTACGATCGAGGACACGATGGAACTGAAGGTTCAGGTTCCAAACCGCGTCCGCCTGTTGTCCAACGCCGATACGAACGTCACTACACAACTTCTTGTTGCGCTGTGCCTGCGGTTTCGTCCCGACCGCATCATCGTTGGCGAAGTCCGCGGGGGAGAGGGCTACGACCTGCTCCAGGCGCTCAATACTGGCCACGACGGTGGCCTTGCCTCGCTTCACGCCAATAACGGCCGCACGGCCCTGAGCCGCCTCGAAAGCCTTGCGATGCTTGGTATCCCGCCCGGTTCCCGCTGGGAACTGGACGACATGCGCAAAAACATCGCTGACTGTTTCAACTATGTGGTGCATTTCAAACGCACGGGCGAGATGCGCCATGTCTCCGAAATCCTCGAAATCCGGGGGTTTCGTAACAACGACTATGACCTACGACGAGTTTTTTAA